One window of the Salvia splendens isolate huo1 chromosome 1, SspV2, whole genome shotgun sequence genome contains the following:
- the LOC121798268 gene encoding probable proteasome inhibitor translates to MATEQSILAVIRAARPQFRTAFDKAAYAVHASFVATGYVLHATGPPAFTDDALSVSCKDEVGMDGWNDVEDNYAFVYSNPEKGSKKVLVKCLVMNDKLIVDVLKEGGSEPLHLELDAGEYVQEDAGNNYGSQFKNLGKLVENVNKEVLNKLDASSASSSSAKSSSTEASIREERDRLRVGPDTEDPYMPLHPGYVVPAIPGFGGSDLFPGPGAGMYPSRGDFGGGSMLVGPDDPRFFGDRTRGPGFPGGLPGVPPGARFDPYGPPNVPGFEPGRFARNPPRSGGGLHPDLEHFHNGSDFI, encoded by the exons ATGGCTACTGAGCAGTCGATTTTGGCGGTGATACGGGCGGCGCGGCCACAATTCCGCACCGCCTTTGATAAGGCAGCGTACGCCGTCCACGCCTCCTTTGTTGCCACCGGATACGTCCTCCACGCCACCGGTCCTCCCGCTTTCACCGACGACGCTCTTTCCGTATCCTGCAAAG ATGAAGTTGGGATGGATGGTTGGAACGATGTCGAAGATAATTATGCGTTCGTGTACTCGAACCCGGAGAAGGGTTCAAAAAAGGTGCTCGTGAAGTGCCTTGTGATGAATGATAAATTGATCGTTGATGTTCTCAAGGAAGGAGGCTCCGAGCCTCTGCATCTTGAACTGGA TGCTGGTGAGTATGTCCAAGAGGATGCTGGGAACAATTATGGTTCGCAGTTCAAGAATTTGGGGAAGCTGGTAGAGAATGTTAACAAGGAAGTTTTAAACAAACTGGATGCTTCTTCGGCTTCTAGCTCCTCAGCGAAAAGCTCTAG TACAGAGGCAAGTATAAGAGAAGAAAGAGATCGGCTCAGGGTAGGACCTGACACGGAAGACCCTTACATGCCCTTACATCCTGG ATACGTTGTTCCCGCAATTCCTGGTTTTGGCGGCAGTGACCTCTTTCCTGGCCCAGGGGCTGGAATGTACCCATCCAG GGGTGATTTTGGAGGTGGAAGCATGTTGGTGG GTCCCGATGATCCGAGGTTCTTTGGGGATCGAACTCGTGGCCCTGGATTTCCTGGTGGTCTACC AGGTGTACCCCCTGGTGCCCGCTTTGATCCTTATGGACCTCCTAATGTACCTGGATTTGAGCCTGGTCGATTTGCCAG AAATCCACCAAGATCTGGAGGAGGGTTACATCCAGACTTGGAGCACTTCCACAACGGCTCGGATTTTATATAG
- the LOC121798296 gene encoding rop guanine nucleotide exchange factor 7-like: MDRALSYQDEILKQPSSTLSHWVSKSVKFLKNKATNSSKRYHFDGMVVNNSVYCDYIEEKMEVLMNEEDENKCSKVGELKDLNEEESGSSSEFLASVCDENSSTEQSSSPSLKEPNLDKRKLVKQGSCVSESEMMKERFAKLLLGEDMSGCGNGVCTALAISNAITNLCATLFGQIWRLEPLQSEKKLMWRREMEWILCVSDQIVELVPSWQTFPDGTKLEVMTSRPRVDLYVNLPALRKLDNMLLEILESFEGSDFWYVEQGILASEGDGTTSFRKPLPNQQDKWWLPVPRVPPGGLSQDSRRMLQHRRDSTNQIHKAAMAINNAALAEMDVPDSYLESLPKNGKASLGDVIHRYISSDQFSPECLLDCLDLSSEHHATEVANRLEATIHVWRRKMSSKPLHGSTQRSNSRSSWEMAKDFVSDADRRVLLAGRAESLLLCLKLRFPGLPQTTLDMCKIQYNKDVGKSILESYSRVLESLAFNIVARIDDLLYVDDLSKHSDQLISISKVGVITNKNVGFKATYAPLNFSSPSPLISTPAKGERTVPHTERRKLPLGGFGVKKILTDYLSIDGKGKEMSGMERSDSFSSTTREISSSPSLEYF, encoded by the exons ATGGATAGAGCTCTCTCCTACCAAGATGAGATATTGAAGCAGCCCTCTTCTACATTGTCGCATTGGGTGTCGAAATCTGTCAAATTCTTGAAAAACAAAGCTACAAATTCGAGCAAAAGGTATCATTTTGATGGAATGGTAGTGAACAACTCTGTGTATTGTGATTACATCGAGGAGAAAATGGAGGTGTTGATGAATGAAGAAGATGAGAATAAGTGTAGTAAAGTCGGAGAGTTGAAGGATTTGAATGAAGAAGAAAGCGGTTCTAGCTCTGAATTTTTGGCCTCTGTGTGTGATGAAAATAGTAGCACTGAACAATCATCTTCGCCATCTCTGAAGGAGCCGAATTTGGATAAGAGGAAATTAGTTAAACAAGGATCCTGTGTTTCAG agAGTGAGATGATGAAAGAAAGATTTGCAAAACTGCTGCTTGGTGAAGACATGTCTGGTTGTGGCAATGGGGTTTGCACTGCTCTGGCTATATCAAATGCTATTACCAATCTCTGTG CTACACTTTTTGGTCAAATTTGGAGACTAGAGCCTCTGCAGTCGGAGAAGAAACTCATGTGGCGAAGAGAAATGGAGTGGATTCTATGTGTTAGTGATCAGATTGTGGAATTGGTACCTTCTTGGCAGACATTCCCCGATGGTACCAAACTTGAG GTCATGACTTCCAGACCGCGGGTGGATTTGTACGTTAACCTCCCTGCATTGCGTAAATTGGACAACATGCTACTC GAAATATTGGAGAGTTTTGAGGGGTCAGATTTTTGGTATGTTGAGCAAGGTATCCTAGCCTCCGAGGGCGATGGAACGACATCCTTCCGCAAGCCCCTCCCTAATCAACAAGACAAATGGTGGCTCCCCGTTCCCCGAGTCCCACCTGGTGGCCTCAGCCAAGATTCTAGAAGGATGTTGCAGCACAGGCGCGACTCCACAAACCAGATCCATAAAGCTGCAATGGCTATCAACAATGCTGCACTGGCTGAAATGGATGTACCTGATTCATATCTAGAATCTCTTCCAAAG AATGGGAAGGCAAGCTTAGGGGATGTGATCCACAGATACATCAGCAGTGATCAGTTCTCGCCCGAGTGTTTGCTGGACTGCCTGGACTTGTCATCCGAGCACCACGCCACAGAGGTCGCCAACAGATTGGAGGCCACCATTCACGTGTGGCGGAGGAAGATGAGCTCAAAGCCATTACACGGCAGCACACAGAGATCCAATTCAAGATCATCATGGGAAATGGCTAAGGATTTTGTTAGTGATGCTGACAGACGAGTGTTGCTTGCAGGGAGGGCAGAGAGCCTCCTCCTCTGCTTGAAACTGAGGTTTCCTGGCCTGCCTCAGACCACTCTAGACATGTGCAAAATCCAATACAACAag GATGTGGGAAAATCCATATTAGAGAGCTACTCAAGAGTTCTTGAGAGCCTAGCATTCAACATCGTGGCACGTATAGATGATCTATTATATGTGGATGACTTGTCTAAGCATTCGGATCAGCTCATCTCCATCTCTAAAGTTGGTGTGATCACTAACAAGAATGTGGGGTTCAAGGCAACCTATGCACCTCTGAACTTCTCATCACCTTCGCCGCTCATCAGCACCCCTGCCAAGGGAGAGAGAACGGTGCCTCACACCGAGAGAAGAAAGCTCCCACTTGGTGGATTTGGAGTGAAGAAGATTTTGACAGATTATCTTAGCATTGATGGTAAAGGGAAGGAGATGAGCGGCATGGAGCGATCGGATTCATTTTCGAGCACCACACGAGAGATATCTTCTTCTCCGTCTCTTGAATATTTTTGA
- the LOC121804406 gene encoding uncharacterized protein LOC121804406 produces the protein MSLLFKVVCLVALLLAAAGLGTEGAGGACGKLSPDKVAVLLAPCAVPGRDPKAVVSSSCCLEVKRIGGNPKCLCAVLLSATAKASGVKPVVAITIPKRCRIANRPVGFKCGRKSIRSGALAAGTALLDASSTFVPLSS, from the coding sequence ATGTCTCTTCTCTTCAAGGTTGTTTGTCTCGTGGCCTTGCTCCTCGCCGCTGCAGGCCTCGGCACCGAGGGCGCAGGTGGCGCGTGCGGCAAACTGTCCCCGGACAAAGTGGCCGTGCTGCTGGCGCCCTGCGCAGTCCCGGGGCGCGACCCGAAGGCCGTGGTGTCGAGCAGCTGCTGCCTCGAAGTGAAGAGGATTGGGGGGAATCCAAAATGCCTCTGTGCCGTCCTACTCTCGGCCACGGCCAAGGCCTCCGGTGTCAAACCCGTCGTGGCCATCACCATCCCAAAACGTTGCCGTATTGCTAACCGCCCCGTCGGCTTCAAGTGTGGacgtaagagcatccgcagcggtgctcttgccgctggcacggcgctgctcgatgcatcgagcacgttcgtgccgctgagcagctgA
- the LOC121798279 gene encoding uncharacterized protein LOC121798279 isoform X2, which translates to MEGGKQTSSSLASDLFGAKDSSSSSSSGIFGTMFPPPPKVVGQEYSGTEKKIISGNPNWTAKNGVADRNAVGGQNQRKDDVSYYTDEKVQPFHYSSSIYYGGQDVYSRPESAQNPGTSLKLCCSLLPWAFLFIVALQSHNLMH; encoded by the exons ATGGAAGGAGGAAAGCAAACCAGCTCTTCACTTGCCTCTGATCTCTTTGGGGCCAaggattcttcttcttcttcttcttctgggATTTTTGGTACCATGTTTCCGCCGCCTCCAAAG GTTGTGGGGCAAGAGTATTCTGGAACAGAGAAGAAGATTATATCTGGAAATCCAAATTGGACTGCAAAGAATGGTGTTgcag ATAGAAATGCTGTAGGAGGGCAAAACCAGAGGAAGGACGACGTCTCTTATTATACGGATGAGAAGGTGCAGCCCTTTCACTACAGCTCCTCGATATACTACGGTGGTCAAGATGTTTATTCTCGCCCCGAGTCTGCTCAGAATCCCGGGACTAGT CTGAAATTGTGTTGCAGTTTACTTCCATGGGCCTTTCTCTTTATTGTGgcattgcaatcccataatctAATGCATTGA
- the LOC121798279 gene encoding uncharacterized protein LOC121798279 isoform X1: MEGGKQTSSSLASDLFGAKDSSSSSSSGIFGTMFPPPPKVVGQEYSGTEKKIISGNPNWTAKNGVADRNAVGGQNQRKDDVSYYTDEKVQPFHYSSSIYYGGQDVYSRPESAQNPGTSFNKDNGGEDDLGSASRGNWWQGSLYY; the protein is encoded by the exons ATGGAAGGAGGAAAGCAAACCAGCTCTTCACTTGCCTCTGATCTCTTTGGGGCCAaggattcttcttcttcttcttcttctgggATTTTTGGTACCATGTTTCCGCCGCCTCCAAAG GTTGTGGGGCAAGAGTATTCTGGAACAGAGAAGAAGATTATATCTGGAAATCCAAATTGGACTGCAAAGAATGGTGTTgcag ATAGAAATGCTGTAGGAGGGCAAAACCAGAGGAAGGACGACGTCTCTTATTATACGGATGAGAAGGTGCAGCCCTTTCACTACAGCTCCTCGATATACTACGGTGGTCAAGATGTTTATTCTCGCCCCGAGTCTGCTCAGAATCCCGGGACTAGT TTCAACAAAGATAACGGAGGAGAAGACGACTTGGGCAGTGCTTCACGAGGGAATTGGTGGCAGG GGTCTCTTTACTATTAA